The Eulemur rufifrons isolate Redbay chromosome 29, OSU_ERuf_1, whole genome shotgun sequence DNA window TTTTCCTCAGGTTTATGCCATAACCCCAGCAGGTCGGAAATCACACTGTATTTAACGCATGAGTTTGTAAATTGCACCACTGCGTGATGTGAAATTCCTACCTCTCCTATGTCCAGcataagaaagaaatacaaataaatgtgaGACTACATTTGGCAAGCAAATATCTCTGACCTCCTGGGAGAGGCAGTAGCTTCCAGGGGAAACTGCCTTAGAGAGGGTCCTGTCTTCCCCCAAGGGGATAGACTCCGGATCCAGCATTCCTTCTCAAAATGCAGATAAGAAAACACTTCCAACAGGTGATCTGAAGTGGTGGCTTGTGCCCTAGAAGACCCTCCCTTCAGGCAGGTTCTAATGAGCCCCCCTGGGACAACTTGTCACCTCCTTAGACTCCTCATCCACTCCACGCCTCCCTAACCAGCTCCCCACAGCATCTCCACACCTTGGAGTGTCACCTGCAGTCGCTTTACTATCCAGGGTCCTTTCTTCCCACTTCTGCTGCAACACAAGGGACCCAGATTACACTGGGGAGAAGCTGAGCTACTGAGGTTAACTCCTGGAGCTTATTCATTGTCACACAGGTCCTGCCTCCTGAAAGGATCACCTGAACCATCTGGAGACTGGGGGACAAGGGCAGTGCTGGGATTCAAGAAATCCAAGTACTCAGGGGCTGTAATGAGAGATGTTGTCCCAGAGGTTTGCTCTCTGGCTGTCTGTGTTGCCTAATTGTGTGTCCTGCTGGGATgagaacagaaatagaaaaagacaatTGCTTTGTCTCTCCTTCCCAGCAGAGGTGGGCATGCAGGAGGGGTCACGACCCAGCCCCTCCAGTGAGCCCTCAAGAGCTGCCAACTGGGTTGAGCCCATCAGAGAACAGCATCTCCTTTTCTGAGGACTCTGCTACAATTTAGTCAGGAACAGAGGCGAGGATTCTGCAGCTCCCACGGAAACTCCCAGAAATCAGGACCCGTGTCCCAACCTTCAGGTGCTTCCCCTTCGGAGATCCTTGAGTCCAAATGTGGGTGGGTGCTAACCAGCTTGCCTTATCTCACGTTACTATGAATTCCTCTTAGCGTGTTGTAGCACCTAGTCTTTGGTTAACAGTCACTCATGCACTGCAAGCATTGGTAAGGAATTTCACTCCTCTCTGAATATGTGCCGATTATTATTCTGCTATGGGATAGGTGGAGGGAAAGTTAATGCTAACTTCCTGGACCATATTGCTCACAAATAATGTAAGTATGTATAGAATTATGTGATTTGAATTGTGTTTATATAGTGGAGAAGTAGTTGCATGAAAGCAACAAACCTATGAGCATTGATgctagaagaaagaagaaagaataggtTATCCACGATATCACCCTGTTGGCTTACACTGTTATaatcaaaactacaaaactgGCTTTCAGAGGATAATGGCAACTGAAGTGAACGATTTTCAGGGACTACTGTGAATCATAGAGACGCCACACTTATCAGGTCCATACGATCACAGGCTATCTAAGAAGCTGTTGAAGATTGATAATGATTGAGCCCAGTTACTGAGTGTTCACTGCTCACCAGGAATGTGTTCAAGTGTGTGATACATATTATCTCAATTAATCTCACAACCACCACATAAAATAGGTAttcccatttttctccttttaaaaaagaggaaaccgaggcttagagaggttaagaaataaCTCAAGGTCATACAACTAATAAATGTGGGTCCCAACCCCTAAGCCCAGGCTCACTAATTGCTACTTCATAGAGCCTTTCACTGTTTCTTTCCCAGAGAAACTGGCTCACAGCAGAATGTGGACAGGtcattaatgttttgttttctcatatttaatcAAGTTGATATCCAGtcaggcaataaatatttattgagcacctaccatgttcCAGGAACAATATATGGTCAACtatatcattttactttcttacTTAAGGCATGAGATTCTAAGGATATCATTTTTCATTGCTTACTAGATCAAAAAGATTTCTTCAATCTAAGGGTATATTTTCAACACAAATCCTATGGAAATTAATTTTGAAGGACAATGAGATAGCTCTTATTGGCTATTATGGAATCAAGAAAGAAAGTTTCAATATCCCAGATAAGTGAACTGGCAGATAGTACTACTATGAGAAATTATAAGATCGTATTTTCCAAGGTTGCTTATAAGACAGCCTGAATGCAGACCTCCTGTGTAATCAAAATCCTCTAAGAAACCACTCAAATGTTGGAAGTATTGACAAATCTCTAGAAATACTGGGAAGACGTATGTTGAGGAGGTAGGAAAGAGAGATTCTGAGAATGGGAAAttgtaggagagaaagaaaactgggaaCAGAGAGAGGATATCAGAAAGAGGTCCAGAGAAGGAGAGATGTACCAGGAGAGTGACAATGGTACTGCAAGGCACAGGAACAGGCATGCGGGAGACACAGCCATCAAGAGAGACCCAGGAGGGGTCTGTTCTGTAAGTTGTAACACATATTTCTTAATACTTGGAAGTAAACCATCTAACACTTCAGCTGAACTGAggatttaaaaatagctttcggctgggtgcggtggctcacgcctgtaatcctagcactctgggaggctgaggcgggcagatcgtttgagctcaggagttcgagaccagcctgagcaagagcgagacctccgtctctactaaaaaatagaaagaaattagctggacaactaaaaatatatagaaaaaattagctgggcatggtggcgcatgcctatagtcccagctactcgggaggctgaggcaggaggattgcttgagcccaggagtttgaggttgctgtgagctaggcaacagagtgagactcagtctcaaaaaaaaaaataataaataaaaatagctttcatttttggAATGCTGTGTGACTCATGAGAAAAGAGTTTGTCAGCTCCTCAGATCTTACATTTTACCTTTTGAAACACAGGTCCCTTCTAGTACAGACAGGTTTGTGCATGTGTAAAGAAATGATTTCAGTATTAGATGTTTATTTCGAAACTATGGAGACGTCAGATAATTTATTAGTCATGAAATAAATTGGCCAGATTTTAAATGACTAACTtgtaagtatatataaaatatatcttttaaaacataCGCAATGCCTGAATGGTACATCTGGAACCGGGTTATATTTAATTACTGTTTTTAGATCTCATTTCACTTCTTCCAATCCTTTGGCAAATTTAATCCATTTGAGTTTAAGTAAGATGTTCTTAGTATtatatagaatgaaataaaatatggagggaaaaagaaaatagaagtgtCTTTCaggtattaaatatttaaacatctttGGAGACTCTACAGTTATTTTTATCAAACTTGagaaagtcttttcttttttttccccttgagagaAATGTCCTAAATTGAATAAAATCATACTAGGCAAGAGTTAAGCAAGCCAGAAATTCCAGATACAGTCCAAAGACGatccaaaaaaatcaatattcaggcattcattcatttgtatatattgatTCATTTGTTCACGCAACATTTACTAAGTGTCAGAATTACAAAAATGAGTACACCTATTCCTTGGTCACAAGGAGTATGTTAATAATACAGTCCTGTAAAAGAAATCACACTTTCAACCCATACGGCAACTGTCCTTAAAGAATCTTAATGGACTCATTACACCCTCCTTTCTTCTTGTAGTTCCATTTAGCTTTTAAAGAGGTTCATACTTTATAAATAGTGGGGTTTTTCCCCTTTATGTAATCATTTGGAGAGTtacaaaaggaaataacaaaggaCTGAATAAAGACATTAAGATATCTATAAGATGTAAATTCACAACCAGTTATTTCCATGAGCTTTGTGTGTTTcccaaataaatttagaaagttgGCCTGGCACAGTAATTTTTTGTAGaatcctgaaaaaataaataagccttGGTCATGTGTTATAAAGTTATAATATTCACTAGGATTCATTTGTGTCCTGatgatataataatttattaataatgtttatAAGCAAATAATCGTTGCCACTAGAAAAGGATCCAGTGGGGATATTTTTCAGGATTCTGGTTAGATGCTCAGAAAAGCTTTCTTTGGGTTGTACTTCAAGGAGGTTGtttcagcccagggcctggtcctCACTGTGTAGATCCAGCCTTGGAAATTTTTTCAGTACGCACATTTCTCACCTGTATCATACTACCCAAACTAGAAAAGGAACCATGAATAAGCCTGAATAGAATTGattgactttaaaaatgtaactgcAAAACTGTTCAAAAACTTTGCTGAATAGCATATTTCTTCATTGATAAAATATCTCCACAAGCAAGCATAATAATACCTAATGTTTGACTGGCGAACATGAGATCAGGGCCGAGGGCTAACTGGAGATCTGATTGACGAGGGTTATCCATCACCCATCACTCAAGCCATCTGGATCGCACCTGGGGACCTGCCCGGAGGACAGCACCCTCACGCCGTCAGGCCAGACTCCCCTGGACAGAGTGAGGACGCGCTGGCAATCGCTGCCTCTGCTGGATCACCTCCCTTATTCATCCCTTAGCCTTCCTTTAGGCAAGTGACCCACATGGCCCATACATTCGGGTTGACTGACAAAGTCACCACCTCCTCCCGCCTCTGTGTGACGACATCAGAGCGCACCAGGTGGGCTGTGGGATGCCCCCCAGCTCCAGTTACAGGTCTCCTCACGTTGTCCTGTTTCCTCCTCCAGCTCTTCTCATCCAGGATGAGCGGATTTCACAAATTTTGCTTATCGAAAGGAAGTAATAGTTCTCTTATTTCCAAGTTCTTTGGGGAGAATCTCACTGATGTCCCCACTGGTATTAATGACAGCTGGGCCGGGGTCCTATCAAAAGCAGCACCTTTCCTTGCATTAATCCTGGAGAAGATTTTTGTCTTCAGAGGCAAGCAGGCACAAGTTCAGTAATTCAGCCGTAGGTTATTTTTGCCTAGCAAAgtcactaacaaaaatatttgcactAGCAAAATGCTGGATTTCTACATGGTATATTGAGGAAGACGTTATCTCGGTCTTAAGTACAGAAATCCAAATATTATTTGGCACATCACCAGTTCACAGAAAGACCAATTACCTGACTAACAATTTATTGCTACAGTAATTTATAAATGACAAATTCACTAAATTAACTCTTTGCCAAAAATCTTTTAATTGACCATATGTAAAGTATATGGTAATTCTTATGTTGTTCAAGAAaggcagaggttttttttttatgaacaGTCATTTCTTATGTTTTTGATTTTCACGTGTGATACAACACTAAGCACGGCACAAAGAGTAGGTCCTCCCATACGCTGGCATCCCAGGTATGGTCTTTCCTTCGTCTGTCAGTACGTGGATGTGCTCTTTGGATAGGAGCACAGACAGCACAGGAGTTGAGTTACAAATCATCCATGAGGAAGTACATCTTGAATGTTctcacacacatccacacacggCCTTGAGATCAACGCAGGAATGCCTGACTTCGTCCCCATTACAACCCTGTACTCACAGTACACAAATATACTCACAATACATGCAGTGGACAGCCCTGAAAAATCCAATTTCTACAAATTGTATGagttgctatttaaaataattttttggtacATCTGTAACAATGAATCAATCAGTAGATTACCTGCCAAATTGCCAGTTCTCATTGGTTTATATTCATCATCcattgtaaaataaagataataattacaGCCCATAAATGGCACATCCATTGATTCCTTCTTAAGAATGAACCTAAGCAATCACATTGTCATAAAAGTTGCTTTTGAGCTCTTTGCTCCTCCTGTTATCATGTAAACTTCTCTAGAGTGCAAAGGTTGATTTCAGATGTTGAAAGCAAAACAGCTGATATTTCTACTGAGAAACTGAAATTACATTTGTTTCCTGGAACTACTCTAATTCTCATATTTAGAGTTCTTCCATTACcaattattgattatttttacacTTCAGGAATTCTCTTTATCATTTTGACATGTACAGCTTATTACATGGTCATTTTACTTCCTGTTTTGGTTTGATATTCTTTCTTCCCACCACTCGTGTCAATGGCTCTATGTACCCTAACATAGTGATACAATCTCTTCCATAAAATTGGATGTCTAAAATTAGTAGTTAACTTAATTAACtagatcattaattttatttgttttaaaaatgactaaattcctgaaatattaaaaaataatgtctagACATTTTTTGACAGTCCTATCCTAAGCTATCCATTTCTTTTCCACAGTGAAATGGGGGAAAACCAAACAATGGTGACACAGTTCATCCTACTGGGATTCCTTGTTGGCAAAAGGATTCAGATGCTTCTCTTTGGGCTCTTCTCCCTGTTCTACGTCCTCACCCTGCTGGGGAATGGGGTCATCCTGGGGCTCCTCTCCCTGGACTCCAGACTGCAcagccccatgtacttcttcctctcaCACCTGGCCATCGTCGACATGGCCTATGCCTGCAGCACGGTGCCCCAGATGCTGGTGAACCTCCTGGACCCAGCCAAGCCCATCTCCTTCGCTGGCTGCTTGACACAGACCTTTCTCTTTTTGAGTTTTGCACATACCGAATGTCTTCTCCTGGTGGTGATGTCCTATGACCGGTATGTGTCCATCTTCCACCCCCTCCGATATTCTGTCATCATGAGCTGGAGAGTGTGCACTGCCCTGGCCGTCACTTCCTGGGCATGTGGCTCCCTGCTGGCCCTGGTCCATGTGGTTCTCATCCTGAGGCTGCCCTTCTGTGGGCTTCATGAAATCAACCACTTCTTCTGTGAAATCCTGTCTGTCCTCAAGCTGGCCTGTGCTGACACCCGGCTCAACCAAGTCGTCATCTTCTCAAGTGGCGTGTTCATCCTGGTGGGGCCCCTCTGCCTGGTGCTGGTCTCCTACTTGCGCATCCTGCTGGCCATCCTGAGCATCCAGGCAGGGGAGGGCCGCAGaaaggccttctccacctgctcctcccacctctgcaTGGTCGGGCTCTTCTTTGGCAGCGCCATTGTCATGTACATGGCCCCCAAGTCCCGCCATCCTGAGGAGCAGCAGAAGGTCCTTTTCCTGTTTTATAGCTTTTTCAACCCCATGCTGAACCCCCTgatctacagcctgaggaacgCAGAGGTCCAGGGTGCCCTGAGGAGAGCGCTGTGCAAAGAAAGTCATTCCCAGTTGAGGTGGCGTGTGAATCTCCAGGATCATTAGTCTCCTAGAATCTTGGGTAGTGAGTATCACCTAAGTTCACCACTCTCTTCGTATCCATAAAGAATTCCCTTTTTCCCTAACAAAGTATTTAGATTTTGCTACATTCATTATACTTATTATACTTAACAACTTTCTTCATTTAACTGCTTATTGAATTGAGAATATCTAagggaaaaatttattttgtacagTGCTATAGGTCCCAAAAGTTTAAAATAGACACACTACCTCTGACTTGGTCAGGTGTGTTCAGAAATAGCAGAATAGCAGGCATTACCAGATGTAGTCACAGCGGTAAGAATTTGTTAAAATACTGCAGCCACAGGCAAAGATCTCAGAGCCCCGTGGTACCTCTGTCCATCTGCATCCCACATCTGGGCCTTTCCCTTGAATCATATTTGCTATTAGAAGTTGTAAACGTCTACTTAGGCTTGGAGGAAAACTGATTTGTATTGGTTAAATTCTATAATCTGTCTGACAATTTGTATAGTCAGAGAGTGAATTCATTCATACACATTCAGCTGGCAACCCCAGCAAATCACACAGCAAAACCTACTTTCCAATCTGCCCTGAGATTTTAGTGCCCCCTTGTTTCTAAGCTCTCTTCACCTTCTCCACAAGAGGATCTATGATTCTCTCTGAATACACACATGCCCTTCATTTAGGGGTAGATCGCAAGTGCCACAACCCTTAACTGGTATGAATGGATAGCCCCAGGCAGAGGCATTTCAATGGTAAGAAGGGTTTTAATCATATTATTAATAGTCAGCATTATTAAGTACTTACCCTGTGTCATCCACTCTCCATTGATAGGTACTTTACAGAGACAGCCTCACTTTATCATCATAGCAATCCATTTTCCATTATCACCCCAGTTTTATGGATGCAAACATTAAGCAATTGGAAAATGTTAAAGTTATACCCACTCTGACTCCCAAGCCTTCTCTAATTAACCAGGACAGCACAGGACGTTATTATCAATGTTATCAAATTAAGAATACATCTACCTTATCCCAACATAGGATATGTTAGGTGAATGTGGGTTTCTTCTCAGTCTAATACATATTATGATGAGGCCAGGAGAACCAGAGATTATTTACGGAAGGCTTCTTGTCCTGTTCAACAAGTCTTATGGGCATGGTTGCAAAGGAGATTAAGAGTTTTAGAGGAACACAACATAGAGAGGGTGGGAATGGAGGCTGTTCTCATCAAGATTAGAGAGCTACTTTAGAACGAACTTGGTCCTGGGTGCCTGGGTGGTAAGATCCAGAACAAAGACATCTCTAGTTTCACATACTACACTCACATGTTcgtgcacacgtacacacactccacacacttGAGTACTTGGAGAGGCAGTGTTCTAAGCACCTTATAAACATTAGCTCTttgaatcctcataacaaccctatgaagtggAGACTATTGTTACAGCTTTtaggtgagaaaacagagatgTAGAGAGATTACATAATTTAACCAATGCCCCCAGCTAGTAAGTACCTAGTCCAGAATCAAACTTAGGCAATATGAGTGCCAGACCCATAATCATAACCactgtataaaaattaaagtaatcaTGAAGTTCCAGAAAGGGGAGAAGAATGAACAggaggagaaatgaaaagaaattttcaacCTGTAGCCAAAGATGGGCATTGGGCTCCAGACAGAAAAGTACTTAAAGCTGTGAAATACAGCTTGATTTCATACTGGTGTGTGGAAGAAAGGATGAGGTAGCAACCAAGGACTGTGACTCCAAGGGTCAGGGATGGAGGAGGAGCCTCTTGACTGGCAGAacagtgaaatagaaaacaatggaagaaagaGGTTGACATTGCAGGTTTAGATTGATGGTTCACCAATTGAAGAGCATCAGAGAGTGTTCTTGTAGTGTATCCAAACTGGATATAGCACTTGTAATTCCATTATTTCCCAATGCAGTCTTTAAACGGTTGTTTAGTTTCATGACAGATGCTGCATAATTGCAGCAACATTTGGAGGGCTGCATTCAAGTGGCAGGGCAAGGGGGAAGAGCTCTCATTCAGGGGTAGGTCTCCAGGGATGAAAGCTACCCTGGTACAAGGTGAGCAGCAAAAAATCATGGGGTACAGAAGTCATGCTCAAGGAGTCACCTGTGTGGACCCTAAACTCTGTGTGCAGTGCTCTCCTAGGGTCGGCTTTGGTGTCCAGGAAGCCCAAAATGCTGCCCAGCCCCTAAACACATGAGATTTGTACTTAAGAGATCTGGGCTCTAGTCCCAGGTCTACCATTAGCTAGATGTGTTCTTTAAGAGAAGTCCCTTAAACTGCCAGAGTCTTAGTCCATCATCCATAAATTAAGCATATGAGAGCTGCTTGGGATGCCCCAGAGGACTATCGAAAACCTCAGAGGAGACATGCAAATGGACACATTTTGAAGACTTGAAAGTACTATGCAAGGCACGCCCTGtacccaggactttgggaggccaacgcaggtgggagaatcacttgaggcaaggagttcaagaccagcctgggcaatagtgagattCCTGtttgtacaaaaaattaaaaaaaaaaattagccaggcgtggtggcacgcatcTTTAGTCCCAgttaccagggaggctgaggcaggaggatcgcttgatcctgggagttccaggctgcagtgagctatgatcatgccactgcactccagccttggtgacagagcaataccctgtctcaaaaaaaaaaaaaaaaaaatttatgcaaaCACAAGAAAATACTATTATCACCATTACGTCAGAAATTATTTTCATCCTGTCAGGGTCGCTGAACTTTCTGATCTACGACCAAGACTGCCCTTTAAACAAGAAGAGTATTGGCGCTTATAGGTCACCCAAACCTTTGCCCTCATGGCTTAGGTTTGTCCCACGTCCCCTGTAGAGGCACCGGAGGCCACTTGGCCTTGGAGGGAACAGCCTGCTAGAAGCCTGAGCTGCAACCCAGACTCGGGGCCCCCCTGTGAGTCAGCTGGCAAAGGCTCCAGGGGGACCTCTCTTTCTCTGATCCTGGTCCTAGTCCACCTAGTGGGGAAACATCAgattttgcttttggtttctaaCGTTTTATAATCTTTAATCCAGGATTTACAGTACATATCTCAATTATATCAATATATCATCTCTCCAcaaggaaaaatacaagaattgGTTCATCTCTTTATCCCCAACACCTAAGCATTCCTAGCATATAGTGAGTGCTCACTAAAAACttgttgaaaaaataaaggaCACTATCTACTGATCTCATTTCCAAATTTTCAGTGTTGAGGTATCTTCTCATTCCTAACCTCCCTTAAATCCCTCTAACTGTGGGTTATAGTACAATAGAAATTTAACTGCAGCTGatagttattgagcacttgctatgtgatAGATACTATGTAAAATGCTTTAATATCCTCACATCAAATCTATGGAGTAGATCCTAACTCTATCCCCGCATaaggatgaggaaaatgaagtttagagaaattaattaatttattcaaagtcACCAAATTATTCAGTGGTAGCAACATGATTCAAGATCAGGCAGTCTGGTTTTAAATGAACTCTGAACCACTCTTTTGCAGTGGACCAAATGATACTCATGTCCTGAATGGCTGGCAACAGGCCTGTTCATAGGAGACACTCAATAAACTTTGACTAAGTGAACATATGAATGGTCACTGTGCTCAAACTTCTGCCCATAATATATGGGCCTGGGGATGTGTTACCCTTCATTCTGTTAAGATTAGATACCTTATTGTGCATTAGATTTGTCTAATTCTTGCTTTTAGCATATTCTTATGTGGTACATATTAATAATCAAGAATGTGTTACTGCTcaagaacaagaacaaagaagaaaagaaacagattagGGTAGAAATTTCACCTGACTATAAAAAGTCCTGggaatgtttgtttatttttatcctgGGGTCCATGTCTTCCGAAAGGAGTGCGCAAATTACTGAACCTGTGATTCCGGAAGGCCAGGACAGTGCTGTGACAGGTGGGAGGCCACACTGGGTGTTGCTCTGCAAAACTCTGGCAAGCGGGTGGAGACAACTGTGGGCAGTGACACTGGAAAGGACAGGGAGGGGAATCTGTGTGCTGCAGTGGTTCACTCGCCGCCTGAAATTGGCACCTGCGGCATCTTTGGCATGTGGACCAGGGATTGCCAACCACCGGCCTAGACGATTGTTGTTTGCTGTTTGTTGTGAGCGGAGAGAACCATTGCTCTAATAAATATAGGCTGTCGAGAGCAGACAAAAACGAAAGAGATTTGGAATGCTGTCTCACTGGACTTCACCTCTGGAAGGTTTTCCCAACCAGCAGACAAGTGTCTTATATACCTTGCTTTCTTCACAGATTTTGAATAGCATTGGCTTGTTTTTATGTGTCTTTAAAACTGTGTTTCtcggtttgtttgcttttaatttttgaaatcacATTGGGCCAAAAGAAGAAGTGGACCCCTGAGCACAGTGTGATTTAGTCAAGAGGCTGCTGGCTCAGCGTCAGCGTGTCTGGGCTCTCATCCCACGACCCTCACTCACTCTCTGTGCGACCTTAGGACAGTTACTTAACTCTTCTGGGCCTGTTTCCACacctacataaaataaaaagttgaactAGACACACTTTAAGGTTCCCCCTTGTTTTCTAATTCCttgtctttattgattttttcgtatttcatatgaatttggattttcactttttcaaagaaatgaataaattccatacagagaaaatgaaatggactTCTGAAGATCATTGACTCTCTCAGGCCTTAAACACAGTAGAAACGAAAGAGTAAGCACTGAATTAATGAATGGGTTGACTATTTTAGTGATCAAGGAAACAGGAATCTCTTAAAACTGGCTAAAACATAACATGAAATGTCTACtctaagaaaagagaattttattaatcttataataatattttattattctaataataaaagagagcatttattattaataaaagcaactTTTATTGGGAAAGGTTCTAGGATCTAGACTAAAACTTAAACATCTAATTCTGTACCTGTATTGCccacattttaaacaataattttaatagcTAGTatttgttgagagcttattaagtGTCTGGTATTATGCTGAGTGACATGCATTATAATCCTGTCTAAACTACATAAAAATTCTATAAGTCCTTTTATTATGTTCAATTTGTaaaagaggagacagagacacagagattgTAAGAAAATTTTCTGTGGTCACACAGCAAGCATGTGACACAACTTGGACTCTAATCTGGGTCAGCCTGACTCCAAAGACCATGCCCATAACCTCTAGGCACATGGCCTCCCTACAGCCTGGACTCAGGAATCTTTTACTGTCAACAGTTAAGAAAATCAGCCTTGAGATCTATTATTGTACAACATGCTAactgtagttaataacaatatattatattcttgaaaaatgctaagagagtagattttaagtgttcttaccacaaaaatgataagtatatgagataacacatatgttaattagcttgatttagccattccacaatgtatgtatacatatttcaaagcatcatgttgtatatgtataaatttgtcaatttaaacaaataaaataaaatgttaaaaaagtcCATctttaccacacacacaaagaaaatcagccttaatgttttgaaaatccactttaaaaacagataaaaataacataatccCCAATATATACAATGAACAAAACAGTAATATACAAACCAGttttctaaatggaaaaaaaatacaaatatacaaatggaGACAAATGAACTACTGACAGTAGAACAAGTGAAAGCCACTAATAAGTGTGATGAAAAGTGACAGCCCCTCTAGTAAGcagataaattaattttaaagtatgaGATACCGTTTTTTGCCCATTAGATGGACAAAAATAGAAAGATGGATATTTTCTAGTGTCGCTGAGCACACAGGCAAATGGAGATTTCCCCCACAGTCTTGCTAGACATAGAAGTTGATTAGGGAGAAATTTGGGAATctatcttcaaaaaataaaatttgtacacATTTGGATGCAGCAATCCCAATTCTAGGAACATATCTCACAGAAATATTCTCAGatatatgcacaaatatataCTTGTAAACATATTTTAAGTTGAAGCAATATTTATAACAGTAAAATATCATAACCAAATATCATAAACAGGTTGTTAAAGAAgacattataaacatatattatggaatagtatacaaatattaatatataagttttACATACTATATTG harbors:
- the LOC138377031 gene encoding olfactory receptor 2A1/2A42-like, with the translated sequence MGENQTMVTQFILLGFLVGKRIQMLLFGLFSLFYVLTLLGNGVILGLLSLDSRLHSPMYFFLSHLAIVDMAYACSTVPQMLVNLLDPAKPISFAGCLTQTFLFLSFAHTECLLLVVMSYDRYVSIFHPLRYSVIMSWRVCTALAVTSWACGSLLALVHVVLILRLPFCGLHEINHFFCEILSVLKLACADTRLNQVVIFSSGVFILVGPLCLVLVSYLRILLAILSIQAGEGRRKAFSTCSSHLCMVGLFFGSAIVMYMAPKSRHPEEQQKVLFLFYSFFNPMLNPLIYSLRNAEVQGALRRALCKESHSQLRWRVNLQDH